In the Helicoverpa armigera isolate CAAS_96S chromosome 28, ASM3070526v1, whole genome shotgun sequence genome, one interval contains:
- the LOC126056877 gene encoding neural cell adhesion molecule 1: MEIRKLTIFLGLLVLAISQCSEGHSMQRREAIDDIYDDPLLGDEATDDETMNDTDNSEPQPQKIKAVIETPPKHYEVKAGENVTLECKVTPDRGTVAAWFAKDSQYFMGSIGLHPEETRYSIVEDTKDLMIRKAQLSDSGVFRCETLQKEPVGVNHTLLVLQAPIIINMSASNGGRAAAGGDIVITCLVAASPVPTVLWSVTRKDRGNERLTEKDADFHVEGNLYSMHIKDLKKEDTGAYYCYALNRLGSHQAETTVVVNGKPQVHVAKTIVNSAVQIKAVLQCAAHEEIRPHIRWYKDGQLIENNMAQYVISTSGSHSNLTVSPAGDADFGTFTCEAENEYGTHNRSIELVQSPVVEDLDVNGPRMTWTVHSHQPLEEMEVQLKSANEDGDWTTINVPLPEASHHRYEVSFTLEDKQLQPGKYMAVVKVKNSKSWGGTNEPAFVTVEDPQSLYIQTASVYRQNSAHSIRPVYTALSTILMYLLVRML, from the exons aaGGCCACTCGATGCAGCGGCGAGAAGCGATAGATGACATTTACGATGACCCGCTGCTAGGAGACGAAGCCACTGACGATGAAACTATGAATGATACGGACAATTCAG AACCTCAACCTCAGAAGATAAAGGCTGTGATAGAGACGCCTCCCAAGCATTATGAAGTGAAAGCCGGAGAGAACGTCACACTGGAGTGTAAAGTTACTCCTGACA GGGGTACAGTCGCTGCGTGGTTCGCGAAAGACAGCCAGTACTTCATGGGCAGCATAGGTTTACATCCTGAAGAAACCCGGTATTCCAT CGTTGAAGACACAAAAGACTTGATGATCAGGAAGGCACAGCTGAGTGACAGCGGAGTCTTCAGATGCGAGACCCTGCAGAAGGAACCCGTTGGAGTCAACCACACACTGCTGGTCTTGCAGGCGcctattattataa ACATGTCTGCATCCAACGGTGGTCGTGCAGCGGCCGGTGGTGATATAGTCATCACCTGTCTGGTTGCCGCGTCTCCAGTACCCACTGTACTCTGGTCTGTCACCAGGAAGGATCGCGgt AACGAGCGTCTCACAGAGAAGGACGCTGACTTCCATGTTGAAGGGAACTTGTACTCCATGCACATCAAGGACCTGAAGAAGGAGGACACTGGAGCGTATTACTGCTATGCTCTGAACAGGCTCGGCAGCCATCAGGCTGAGACTACTGTTGTTGTTAATG GCAAGCCACAGGTGCACGTAGCCAAGACCATCGTTAACTCCGCGGTCCAGATCAAGGCTGTTCTGCAGTGCGCTGCCCATGAGGAAATCAG GCCACACATCCGCTGGTACAAGGACGGGCAGCTGATCGAGAACAACATGGCTCAGTACGTCATCAGCACCTCCGGCTCTCACTCCAACCTCACCGTGTCGCCCGCTGGGGACGCTGACTTCGGTACTTTCACTTGTGAG GCTGAAAACGAGTACGGCACCCACAACCGCTCCATCGAGCTGGTACAAAGCCCCGTCGTCGAAGACCTGGATGTGAACGGACCTCGCATGACCTGGACTGTGCACTCACACCAGCCGCTTGAAGAAATGGAGGTGCAGCTCAAGAGTGCTAACGAG GACGGTGACTGGACGACCATCAACGTGCCCCTCCCCGAGGCTTCCCACCACAGATACGAAGTGAGCTTCACTCTGGAAGACAAACAGCTTCAGCCCGGCAAATACATGGCGGTCGTTAAGGTCAAGAACTCTAAGAGCTGGGGAGGCACCAACGAACCTGCTTTTGTTACTGTCG aagatCCTCAGTCGCTGTACATCCAGACTGCTTCAg TATACCGCCAAAACTCAGCTCATTCCATCCGACCGGTCTACACTGCGTTATCAACTATTCTGATGTATCTCCTTGTTCGAATGCTTTAA
- the LOC110378275 gene encoding proton-coupled amino acid transporter-like protein pathetic → MFKKKAIKHIEAPPAAETMAIPSYFGGFGPPARFRQRKKNEDAVTYDYRLARHNLPHPNNIKESVIHLLMFGAGSGSVAAHAGYMSCGIWASLAVNMLISMTVSYCVCSLVWSAQRLYGRIQHPQLSYPDTAEAAMLLSKWRWTKRFARPFRYIVEVTLSLHCYASCVVLLIMISRNLKELVEGDENLSDDGNPPLRVYILSMMLPCMVVCMVSNLKYLAPFALIAVIYCVAVMVMTVWYACKNDKLMPWDRPSYKNMMGFVRLIGMCIFVTETASVALPIENNMNTPKKFHYVMVSAMPIVTLLMMTIGFCGYWNYGEIAFSPITVHFPFDPFSIQLKVFLCILLYVMIAIYSYCAFDVEWFYFKRLHKPANYWFWERVYRSLHVVVIDLIAYAVPTVSGTMSIIGCMFTNPIVFFYPQLIEMLVCWDYPGLGRHNWRLVKCIFIMFISLVIMLGGTGLNVYRMIYDMYIKPRGRVVSNATTESNFFDITGRLRSFNGDY, encoded by the exons atgtttaaaaagaaGGCTATAAAACATATAGAGGCACCACCAGCTGCTGAAACCATGGCG ATACCCAGTTACTTCGGTGGTTTCGGTCCACCGGCGAGGTTTAGACAAAGGAAAAAGAATGAAGATGCCGTAACTTATGACTATCGATTAGCCAGACACAACCTGCCGCATCCTAACAA taTAAAAGAATCGGTAATACATCTGTTAATGTTCGGCGCTGGCTCCGGGTCTGTGGCTGCTCATGCTGGCTATATGTCCTGTGGCATTTGGGCTTCTTTAGCAGTAAACATGCTAATATCGATGACCGTCAGTTACTGTGTTTGT AGTCTAGTATGGTCAGCCCAAAGGCTGTATGGTCGTATACAACACCCCCAGCTGTCGTATCCGGATACAGCAGAAGCTGCGATGCTTCTCTCAAAGTGGCGATGGACAAAAAGATTTGCCAGACCTTTTAG GTACATAGTAGAAGTCACTTTAAGCCTACACTGTTATGCGTCATGCGTCGTCCTGCTCATCATGATTAGCAGGAATTTGAAGGAACTGGTGGAAGGAGATGAGAACTTGAGCGATGATGGAAACCCCCCACTCAGAGTGTATATACTATCCATGATGTTACCATGCATGGTGGTCTGTATGGTTTCCAATTTGAAATATCTGGCACCCTTCGCACTCATTGCTGTTATATATTGCG TTGCCGTCATGGTGATGACAGTATGGTATGCATGCAAGAATGATAAACTGATGCCCTGGGACCGGCCTTCTTATAAAAACATGATGGGTTTCGTCAGACTGATTGGTATGTGTATCTTCGTGACTGAAACAGCATCCGTGGCGTTAcctatagaaaataatatgaatacgCCCAAGAAGTTTCATTACGTCATGGTTTCAG cTATGCCTATAGTTACCCTTTTAATGATGACCATAGGATTCTGTGGATACTGGAATTATGGGGAAATTGCGTTCTCTCCTATAACCGTACATTTTCCATTTGATCC ctTCTCAATTCAGTTGAAAGTCTTCCTTTGCATTTTGCTGTACGTAATGATAGCAATTTACTCCTACTGCGCTTTTGATGTAGAATGGTTCTATTTCAAGAGGCTGCACAAACCTGCAAACTACTGGTTTTGGGAGAGGGTATATAGAAGCCTTCATGTGGTCGTCATTGATCTGATTGCTTATGCAGTACCGACTGTCTCTGGGACTATGTCTATA aTTGGCTGTATGTTTACAAATCCCATAGTTTTCTTCTATCCTCAGTTGATTGAAATGTTAGTATGTTGGGATTATCCAGGTTTGGGAAGACATAATTGGAGGCTGGTAAAATGcattttcataatgtttatttctttagtaaTCATGCTTGGAGGAACTGGTTTGAACGTATACCGAATGATATATGATATGTATATTAAACCGCGTGGCAGAGTAGTTTCTAATGCAACAACGGAAAGTAATTTCTTTGATATCACTGGTAGACTCCGGTCTTTTAACGgtgattattaa